The Synechococcus sp. WH 8101 sequence GTTGCTCAACTGCAGATGGCTCTCGTTGAGATTGTCGTTGTATTCCGTGCCAGTGTTGGGATCAATAAATTTCACTAGCTTGTAGTTGGGATCGGTTTCAATCCTCAGGGCTGGCTCGCGATAGATGCGCTCCGGGGTGGTGTAGGAGTCGGTGCTGAAGTTGACATCGAGGCTGGAAGCGATGTCTTTGAGTTGCTTGGTTTTGTTGCTTTCTTCTGTGTCGGTGCATTCACCGTTGGCGCAGGGCATCACGGCGATGTCGTCGATCACCCTGGCAATGAAGATTTCGTCGGTTTCGTTGTAGGTGCCGTCGATGCTGAGCGGTGCGCCACAGCGGGACAGGCTGTAGCCCTTGCCGCTGGAGCTGGTGCTGATCCCATAGAACACTGGATCGGTCAGCTCAATCATCTTCAGGCCGAACACAGGCCGAAACACCTGGTTGCTGGTGCTCGCTTTGGCCTGGCAGGTTTGCAACGATGCGGCGTATTGCTCATCGGCCAGATCGAAATCTCCCCCCTGGCTGGCCTTGCTGCCGTTCACCATGATGTGCATGCTGCGTTCCACTTCAGAACGGAGCAGCCGCAGCCCGTTCGTGGTGTTCTGACGCAGGCTCGCCTTCCCTTCGGCCCGATTGATCAACACGTCGGTGGAGCGCAGCGCCATCGCCCCTGCACCGATCACCAGCACGCCGGCGGCGAGCGACACGATCGCTTCGGTGGTGCCCATGCCGCGGGAGCGCTTCGATCTGCGCTTTGGTGGTGTGTTGCGTAGGAAGGAGGGGAGTTTCATGGCATCCGGGTCAGGGGGACTGACCTCGATACATTCAGTGTGACGGAATCAAGCGGTCTGTTCCTAAGGCGGCTGTGAACAGACTCTGAGAAGAGGCTGAATTCACGTCGTTCAGCTGCTGTCGCATTGGCTGGTGCTCTGATTCCAGTTGCCTCGATGCAGGTAGCCATTGCCCGAGAGCAGCACGCAGCGCTGCTTCAGGGGCTGGTTGGTCATGCTGGCGTGGTGCCGGGAACGGATCACGAACACCACATCGTCGTGGTTGATCGTGCCGGGCGGTGTGATCTCAAACGTGGTCTGGCCCCCTTTGAGGTGAATCATGATTTCTACCTCACGCGCCTGCTTGGTATTTTCGAGCTTGAGAAAGCGAAAGTCAGGATCGCGACGATTTAATGCAGCATCTGCATTGCAGGCGGGATCATTGTCCCCTTCGATGACGCACAGACGACCATCACTGCCATTGATGCGTGTGCCATCGGGTTTGGTGAATTCCACCAGCTGCCATGGTTCCAGAAAGCTGTCTCGGGCCGGAGGGGTGGCGATGAAGCTGATTTTCTCTTTTCCGGCCTTGGCTTTGAGGTCAAACAGACCGGCTTCCAGGTTTTCGGCATAGCGATCCACCTGCCCCTGCAGCAGCTGTCGCCGCCAGGCGGGCAGGGCCCAGGCGGTTGTGAGGCCGGCAATCACCAGCATCACCAGCATCTCCAGCAGGGTGAATCCCCTGGACGGCATTGCCTGAGTGGAGGGAGCATGCATGCTGATCACGGGCAAAGGGCCTGGAAGTTGGGATTCAGCTCCAGCACGCGATACTCCCTGCCGATGGATCGTTCGGGTGCCTCAAACCCGTAGCTGATCACCAGGGTGTCGGCCGTGTCGGCCGAGCGCATCGTGCGGCTGACGTCCGGCAGACGAAGTCTGAGGCTGCGGGAGGGATCGGTGCTCGCTGACGAGCGGGTTTCGATGTAAGCCTTCAGCGCTGCTGAGGGATCAGAGCAGGCGGTACTGCTGGGTTGATCGGCCGGATTGGGCGCATCAAAGCGAAATTCCGAGTCGGCCTTCTGGATCAGCTGGATGTTTTCGCTCACCGCCGCCTCGATGCGGGTACGTTCGCCCTGAAGGCGCCCGGTGGCGAGAGCTGCCACCGTGAGCCTTCCCACTGCTGCCATCATGGCCGACATCACCACAGCAGCGATCAGCACCTCCACCAAGGTGAAGCCGGACTGCATGCTGAGGCGCACAGTCCGCTGATGCCAGCGAGGGCGGCGGATCATGGCGAGGCCAGGGACGCTTGAAAAAGAACGACGAGGACAACCCTTTTCTTCTCTTCATGCTCAGTTGGTCATGCCCATGCCTGGGTTGCAACTCAGCCAGAGTTCTCTGAGAACTTTCTGAGTTTCGAATTCGAGTCGGAGTGAGCGTCAGAACCGCTTGAAAATGTCGAGACCGGTGCCTCGGATGCCGCGCAGCACCTGCCGGCCATAGCCGTTCTCTGGCTCCCAGCCCCAGAACTCCTGGGCTGAAGCAATCACTGGCGTGCCGCCTACTTCGGTGCTGAGTTGGAGGCCATGGCCGTTGGCACAGATGTCGTGGGCCCACACGATTCCTGCCATCTGGGCCTCAGCCGAGAGCGAAAGGCTGGCCTTGGGCAGATGAATCAGAGCGGCGGGTAAGGCATCACCAGCGATCTGAAGCACATAGGGCTTGCTGGTGATGCTGTTGCATTGGGATGGTTG is a genomic window containing:
- a CDS encoding Tfp pilus assembly protein FimT/FimU codes for the protein MPSRGFTLLEMLVMLVIAGLTTAWALPAWRRQLLQGQVDRYAENLEAGLFDLKAKAGKEKISFIATPPARDSFLEPWQLVEFTKPDGTRINGSDGRLCVIEGDNDPACNADAALNRRDPDFRFLKLENTKQAREVEIMIHLKGGQTTFEITPPGTINHDDVVFVIRSRHHASMTNQPLKQRCVLLSGNGYLHRGNWNQSTSQCDSS
- a CDS encoding prepilin-type N-terminal cleavage/methylation domain-containing protein, which produces MIRRPRWHQRTVRLSMQSGFTLVEVLIAAVVMSAMMAAVGRLTVAALATGRLQGERTRIEAAVSENIQLIQKADSEFRFDAPNPADQPSSTACSDPSAALKAYIETRSSASTDPSRSLRLRLPDVSRTMRSADTADTLVISYGFEAPERSIGREYRVLELNPNFQALCP